GTTCTGGACCGGCAACAACCCGATGGTTCGTATCCATTCCGGTTTCTGAGAGCCGATACAACAGACAGCGCCCTGTTGGCAGTTGTTTTTAAGCGTATCAGTCATACGACTCAGAGTAGTGCAGACCGGACTACTGAGTGTATCCAACAATCAATTGCAACTTCACCTTGCTGGCCTACCTAACCCTAGATATAAAACGTTCCTTCCGCAATGATGGATACATTTCCACTGACGATGATACATCCTGTATCTTTTTCTTGTCGAACATGAAGTTCACTAGGTCTGTCAAGAAAACGTCCTTGATGAATGATGATCTCTTCACTTGGTTTACATATGCCATGCGCACAGAGGTATGCTCCAACCGGTCCAGCTGCGCTACCGGTGGCAACGTCCTCCAAACCATCAAAATCGAATGTTCTGCCCTCTTTTGCATCAATATCAAACACATAGGCAAACTTTGCACCGTAGGAGTTGAGCAGTGGTTCATAATCCTTGCCAAACATGCCGGTTTTCTCAATTCCGCTGTGAATGGGCACGAGCAGGTACGATAAGCCGGTAGTCATGACCTGAAGAGGATACGCTGTAGCAAGATCGTCCATGGTAAGCCCAAGCGGTTCAATCAACCTAGGATAGTCTTCAGTAGGGATGTGTCCGATGGTCTCTGCTGCCCCTTGGTTCATGTTGCAGACATACTCCTTTCGGTGGTCGATGGCAACGCTGGTGACCTTCACATCCTTACCATTCAGATGAAATTGGATTGCTTCCGTCCCTTTCCCATTGTGTAGCATATGTACTACGGCAGCAGCACCAAGGATTGGGTGCCCTGCGAAATCCAGTTCCTCATCCTTCGTGAAAATTCTTGCCCTATATTCGTTGTCCCGAAGTCTTTTAAGAAAAATCGTCTCATACTGCTTCATTTCTCGGGTGATCAGAAGCATGGTTTTACTATCAGGAAATCGGTCGCAAATCAGAACGGTCAGTCCATTTCCTGTCAGTGGGCCTTTTGAAAATACATCAACATGGTAGTACTGCAAAAGTCTTCTCCTTGTCTGCTCTTTAGCATGGATGGGAACCCTCAGTTGTTTTGTTTTTTGGACCACTGTTCCTTGGTCATAATGTTTGTGTGGCCTATTCTTGTCTCATTCATGAGAGGCACCGCCACCTCATCACAGGTGTGATGGTAGGTAAAACCAAGCTTCTCCTGAACCCTCTTGGATTTGCTGTTTCCATCGTAATACCCACACCATATTGTGGTCATTCCCAGGTCTTCAAACCCATGGCGAATCAGTTCTGTTGCAGCTTCAGGAATATATCCTCTTCCCCAAAAAGGCTTGCCAATCCAATACCCCAGCTCACACTCATCGTCACGCTCAGTCATATCGGTATGTCCATTCAGTTTAAGTTCTATGGCTCCAATTGCCCTGCCATTGTCTTTTTCACAAATTGCATAGCATTCTGCTCCGGTGAGCACATTTCTAATGGCATCCAGACTCTCTCCTACACTTGTATGGGCAGGCCATCCTGCAATCGGGCCAATATCAGGATCCTTGGCATATGCATATAAACTCTCAGCATCTGTCTCTGTCCAAGGACGAAGAGCGAGTCTTTTTGTCTGCAACATCACTCTTTTCTTATCTCCATACATTCACAGCCCTCCCTTCATCGATACAGGAAGACGGTTTTCCCGTTCCTGGCACTGACAATCGTGTGGGTGGTATTTTCTCATTTTAGTTCCAGTTATCCAAGCCATATAGTGTATCAATATGAATATATTCCCGAGCTATGAAACAAGGTTTCTTCTGGGAAAGGGCTGGGAGGTGGATGAAACAACATCTTATTTTATACAGTAATTCTATTAGAAAAGGGGGCACGATATGGGAAAGCAAAAAATTATACCGCATATCTGGTTCGACAAGGAAGCCAAGGAAGCTGTCCAATTCTACACGGCCATCTTTCCTGATTCATCAATTATCAGCAGCTCAGTGCTCCATGACACGCCATCCGGAGATACTGAATCAATTACTTTCACGCTCTCAGGTTTTACGATGATGGCCCTCTCTGCAGGTCCATATTTCCAGATTAATCCTTCAATATCGTTCTTTGTGAATTTTGATCCTTCGAGGGATGACAAAGCGAAGGAACATCTCGATACCCTTTGGAATGCTTTATCTGAAGGAGCAGAAATCCTGATGCCATTGCAGGAGTATCCATTCAGCAAACACTATGGATGGATCAAGGACAGGTACGGAGTGACCTGGCAACTCATCCTGAGTGATCCTAAAGGGGAAGAGAGACCGTTCATAATTCCCTCTCTGCTATTCACTGGGAATGTTTGTGGCAAGGCAGAGGAGGCCATTGAATTCTACCTATCGGTATTTGGCCATTCCAAGAAGGGTTCTATCGTTCACTATCCTGCAGGTATGCAAATGGACAAGGAAGGGACGGTGATGTTCAGTGATTTCATGCTGGAAAGACAATGGTTTTCAGCCATGGATAGTGGTTATCCACATGAATTTGGTTTCAATGAGGCAGTTTCTCTTCTGGTGGAGTGCAATGACCAAGAGGAGATTGATTATTATTGGGATCGCTTGTCAGCAGATCCTGAGGCCGAGCAGTGTGGCTGGTTGAAAGACAAATATGGTGTCTCTTGGCAAATCTCACCTGAGATCATGGATACCATGATGGAAGAAGGGACACAGGAGCAGATTGACCGGCTTGCGCAGGCCTTCCTTACGATGAAGAAGTTGGATATTGAAGAGTTGATAGCTGTATTATAGAAGGAAATGAGACCATTGTAAGCCAATCAATTGGTATTTTTTCCATTTGGCATACTTCCGGTCCCCTACCCAAGATAGCTTTCACTATATACAAAGATGAATGTCATTATGTTGGCATCCATCTTTGCAATCACCTATGCTAGGAGTCAATTGCGTTTACACCACAACTGGTGTGAAACAGGAATATGAGGCCACAATTTTTCGGAGAGTTTCCATTTCTTGGTTAGAAGGAGACCGATATGAGGTTGCCTCACCACGTACGCCATTACTACGGAACCTAATTAATTTGTAGGGTATCACCGTATTT
This sequence is a window from uncultured Sphaerochaeta sp.. Protein-coding genes within it:
- a CDS encoding PhzF family phenazine biosynthesis protein — protein: MQYYHVDVFSKGPLTGNGLTVLICDRFPDSKTMLLITREMKQYETIFLKRLRDNEYRARIFTKDEELDFAGHPILGAAAVVHMLHNGKGTEAIQFHLNGKDVKVTSVAIDHRKEYVCNMNQGAAETIGHIPTEDYPRLIEPLGLTMDDLATAYPLQVMTTGLSYLLVPIHSGIEKTGMFGKDYEPLLNSYGAKFAYVFDIDAKEGRTFDFDGLEDVATGSAAGPVGAYLCAHGICKPSEEIIIHQGRFLDRPSELHVRQEKDTGCIIVSGNVSIIAEGTFYI
- a CDS encoding VOC family protein, which encodes MGKQKIIPHIWFDKEAKEAVQFYTAIFPDSSIISSSVLHDTPSGDTESITFTLSGFTMMALSAGPYFQINPSISFFVNFDPSRDDKAKEHLDTLWNALSEGAEILMPLQEYPFSKHYGWIKDRYGVTWQLILSDPKGEERPFIIPSLLFTGNVCGKAEEAIEFYLSVFGHSKKGSIVHYPAGMQMDKEGTVMFSDFMLERQWFSAMDSGYPHEFGFNEAVSLLVECNDQEEIDYYWDRLSADPEAEQCGWLKDKYGVSWQISPEIMDTMMEEGTQEQIDRLAQAFLTMKKLDIEELIAVL
- a CDS encoding GNAT family N-acetyltransferase; the encoded protein is MLQTKRLALRPWTETDAESLYAYAKDPDIGPIAGWPAHTSVGESLDAIRNVLTGAECYAICEKDNGRAIGAIELKLNGHTDMTERDDECELGYWIGKPFWGRGYIPEAATELIRHGFEDLGMTTIWCGYYDGNSKSKRVQEKLGFTYHHTCDEVAVPLMNETRIGHTNIMTKEQWSKKQNN
- a CDS encoding SDR family NAD(P)-dependent oxidoreductase, which gives rise to MSMNILVTGASGGMGFSTCQQLVASGYTVYVLDRQQPDGSYPFRFLRADTTDSALLAVVFKRISHTTQSSADRTTECIQQSIATSPCWPT